In Bacteroides sp. AN502(2024), one genomic interval encodes:
- the ligA gene encoding NAD-dependent DNA ligase LigA, giving the protein MDIKETIEELRAELHRHNYNYYVLNAPEISDKEFDDKMRELQDLEQAHPEYKDENSPTMRVGSDLNKNFTQVAHKYPMLSLANTYSEAEVTDFYDRVRKALNEDFEICCEMKYDGTSISLTYENGKLIRAVTRGDGEKGDDVTDNVKTIRSIPLVLHGDNYPASFEIRGEILMPWEVFEELNREKEAREEPLFANPRNAASGTLKLQNSSIVASRKLDAYLYYLLGDNLPCDGHYENLQEAAKWGFKISDLTRKCQTLEEVFDFINYWDVERKNLPVATDGIVLKVNSLRQQKNLGFTAKSPRWAIAYKFQAERALTRLNKVTYQVGRTGAITPVANLDPVQLSGTVVKRASLHNADIIEGLDLHIGDMVYVEKGGEIIPKITGVDKDARSFMLGEKVRFIVNCPECGSKLVRYEGEAAHYCPNETACPPQIKGKIEHFISRKAMDIDGLGPETVDMFYRMGLIKNTADLYKLTADDIKGLDRMGEKSAENIITGIVQSKTVPFERVIFALGIRFVGETVAKKIAKSFENIDDLQQADLEKLVSIDEIGEKIAQSILAYFANESNRELVSKLKEAGLQLYRTEEDLSGYTDKLAGQSIVISGVFVHHSRDEYKELIEKNGGKNVGSISAKTSFILAGDNMGPAKLEKAKKLGVTILSEDEFLKLIS; this is encoded by the coding sequence ATGGATATAAAAGAAACAATAGAGGAATTGCGTGCCGAACTTCACCGGCATAATTATAATTATTATGTGTTGAATGCCCCTGAAATCTCGGATAAAGAGTTTGATGATAAGATGCGTGAACTTCAGGATCTGGAACAAGCACATCCTGAATATAAAGATGAAAATTCGCCCACTATGCGCGTGGGGAGCGACTTGAATAAGAATTTCACGCAAGTGGCCCATAAATATCCTATGCTGTCATTGGCAAATACATATTCGGAAGCGGAAGTGACGGACTTCTACGATCGTGTCCGTAAAGCGCTAAATGAGGATTTCGAAATTTGTTGTGAAATGAAGTATGACGGTACTTCTATTTCATTGACCTATGAAAATGGGAAGTTGATTCGTGCCGTTACCCGTGGAGATGGAGAAAAGGGTGATGATGTGACGGATAATGTGAAAACAATCCGTTCTATTCCGCTTGTATTGCACGGTGATAATTATCCTGCTTCTTTTGAGATACGTGGGGAAATTCTTATGCCATGGGAAGTGTTTGAAGAGTTGAACCGGGAGAAAGAGGCGCGTGAAGAACCACTTTTTGCCAATCCCAGAAATGCGGCATCTGGAACATTGAAGTTGCAGAATTCTTCTATTGTAGCTTCTCGCAAGCTGGATGCTTATTTATATTATTTATTGGGAGATAATCTACCTTGTGACGGACATTATGAAAATCTTCAGGAAGCGGCAAAATGGGGTTTTAAAATCTCTGATTTAACGCGTAAGTGCCAGACATTGGAGGAAGTCTTTGATTTTATCAACTATTGGGATGTAGAACGTAAGAATTTGCCGGTTGCCACAGATGGGATTGTCTTGAAAGTGAACAGTTTGAGGCAACAGAAGAATCTGGGTTTTACGGCTAAGTCTCCTCGATGGGCTATTGCTTATAAATTTCAGGCAGAACGTGCATTGACCCGATTGAATAAGGTGACATATCAGGTAGGAAGAACCGGAGCAATCACTCCGGTAGCTAATCTAGACCCTGTACAGCTTTCAGGAACTGTTGTAAAACGTGCGTCTTTGCATAATGCGGATATCATCGAAGGACTTGATTTGCATATCGGAGACATGGTTTATGTAGAAAAAGGTGGTGAAATTATTCCTAAGATTACGGGTGTAGATAAAGATGCACGTAGTTTTATGCTTGGGGAGAAGGTTCGATTCATTGTCAATTGTCCCGAATGTGGTAGTAAATTAGTCAGGTATGAAGGGGAAGCTGCTCATTATTGCCCCAATGAGACAGCATGTCCTCCTCAAATCAAAGGTAAAATAGAGCATTTTATTAGTCGAAAGGCTATGGATATTGATGGATTGGGACCGGAAACTGTGGATATGTTCTATCGCATGGGATTAATTAAAAATACGGCCGATTTATATAAACTTACAGCTGATGATATCAAGGGCTTAGATCGTATGGGAGAAAAATCGGCGGAGAACATTATAACAGGGATTGTACAAAGTAAAACTGTTCCTTTCGAACGTGTTATTTTTGCCTTGGGAATTCGTTTTGTCGGTGAAACTGTGGCCAAAAAGATAGCAAAATCGTTTGAGAATATAGATGATTTGCAACAGGCAGATCTTGAGAAATTGGTAAGCATTGATGAAATCGGAGAAAAAATAGCCCAAAGTATACTTGCATATTTTGCCAATGAGTCTAATCGTGAGTTAGTTAGCAAGCTAAAGGAGGCCGGACTACAGCTTTATCGCACCGAGGAAGATTTAAGCGGATACACGGATAAGTTAGCGGGACAGTCTATCGTTATCAGTGGTGTATTTGTTCACCATTCACGTGACGAATATAAAGAGCTTATCGAGAAAAACGGAGGGAAAAATGTAGGAAGCATTTCTGCGAAAACAAGTTTTATACTTGCTGGAGATAATATGGGACCTGCAAAGCTCGAAAAAGCAAAAAAACTTGGAGTAACCATATTAAGCGAAGACGAATTTCTGAAACTTATATCGTGA
- the dapA gene encoding 4-hydroxy-tetrahydrodipicolinate synthase: MIQTKLKGMGVALITPFKEDESVDYDALMRMVDYLLQNNADFLCVLGTTAETPTLTEEEKKTIKKMVIDRVNGRIPILLGVGGNNTCAIVETLKNDDFTGVDAILSVVPYYNKPSQEGIYQHYKAIAEATELPIVLYNVPGRTGVNMTAETTLRIARDFNNVVAIKEASGNITQMDDIIKNKPENFNVISGDDGITFPLITLGAVGVISVIGNAFPREFSRMTRLALQGDFANALTIHHRFTELFNLLFVDGNPAGVKSMLNAMGMIENKLRLPLVPTRITTFEAIRKVLNELNIKC; this comes from the coding sequence ATGATACAGACTAAATTGAAAGGAATGGGGGTAGCACTGATTACTCCTTTCAAAGAGGATGAGAGCGTTGACTACGATGCGTTAATGCGTATGGTAGACTATCTGTTACAGAATAATGCGGATTTCTTGTGTGTGCTGGGGACTACAGCTGAAACACCAACTCTGACCGAGGAAGAAAAGAAAACTATAAAAAAGATGGTAATTGACCGCGTTAACGGAAGAATTCCTATTCTGTTGGGTGTAGGTGGTAATAACACTTGCGCTATTGTAGAAACATTGAAAAACGATGATTTTACAGGAGTTGATGCTATATTGTCTGTTGTGCCGTATTATAACAAACCTTCTCAAGAAGGTATTTATCAGCATTATAAAGCGATTGCGGAAGCTACGGAGCTTCCCATTGTGTTGTATAATGTTCCTGGACGTACGGGAGTAAATATGACTGCTGAAACTACTTTGCGGATTGCTCGTGATTTTAATAATGTAGTGGCTATTAAAGAAGCATCCGGCAATATTACTCAAATGGATGATATTATTAAAAATAAGCCGGAAAATTTCAATGTAATCTCCGGAGATGATGGTATAACCTTTCCTCTTATTACGTTGGGAGCCGTTGGTGTGATTTCGGTAATAGGTAATGCTTTTCCTCGTGAATTTAGCCGTATGACGCGCTTGGCGCTTCAAGGAGACTTTGCCAATGCATTAACCATTCACCATCGATTCACGGAATTATTCAATTTATTATTTGTTGATGGAAATCCGGCAGGGGTAAAATCAATGTTGAATGCCATGGGTATGATCGAAAATAAACTTCGGTTACCACTAGTTCCTACTCGCATTACTACATTTGAGGCAATACGTAAGGTTTTGAATGAATTGAATATTAAATGCTGA
- a CDS encoding patatin-like phospholipase family protein, with product MRKFFLVLITLWLIIPAIHAQKVGLVLSGGGAKGMTHIGIIRALEENNIPIDYIAGTSMGAIVGSLYAMGYSPDDMVELLKSEEFKRWYSGEVEEKYVYHFKKNLPTPEFFNIRFSFKDSLKSFKPQFLPTSVVNPIQMNLVFVDLYARATAACKGDFDKLFVPFRCIASDVYNKKQLVMKEGDLGDAVRASMSFPFMFKPIEIDNVLAYDGGIYNNFPTDVMRDDFHPDVIIGSVVSTNPTKPKENDLISQIENMVMQKTDYSIPDSMGILMTFKYDNVNLMDFQRIDELHDIGYNRTISMMDSIKSRIHRRVNLDNIRLRRMVYRSNFPELRFKNITIDGANPQQQAYIKKEIHKLDNKEFTYEDLKQGYFRLLSDKMISEIIPHAIYNPEDDTYDLHLKVKLENNFAVRLGGNISTSNSNQIYLGLSYQDLNYYAKEFILDGQLGKVYNNVQFMAKIDFATAIPTSYRLIGSISTFDYFKKDKLFSRNNKPAFNQKDERFLKLQVGLPFLSSKRAEFGVGIAKIEDKYFQKSVIDFGNDKFDKSRYDLFGGSISFNGSTLNSKQYPTRGYREALVAQIFVGKERFYPGEGSTTSNDKDHHSWLQLSYMKEKYHNMSEHWVLGWYLKALYASKNFSENYTATMMQAGEFSPTIHSKLTYNEAFRANQFAGAGIRPIYRLSQMFHFRGEFYGFMPIYPIEKNSLNKAYYGKAFSKFEYLGEISVVCQLPFGDISAYVNHYSSPKREWNVGLSIGLQLFNYRFIE from the coding sequence ATGAGAAAATTTTTTTTAGTGTTAATTACTTTATGGCTGATTATTCCGGCTATCCATGCCCAAAAAGTTGGACTTGTATTAAGCGGTGGTGGCGCTAAAGGTATGACACACATCGGCATCATCCGCGCATTGGAAGAAAATAACATCCCTATTGACTACATTGCAGGTACTTCCATGGGAGCCATTGTCGGTTCCTTGTATGCCATGGGTTATTCTCCTGATGACATGGTAGAGCTACTCAAATCAGAAGAATTTAAACGATGGTATTCCGGAGAGGTGGAAGAAAAATATGTATACCATTTCAAAAAGAATCTTCCTACTCCCGAATTTTTCAATATTCGTTTTTCATTCAAAGATTCACTGAAGAGTTTTAAACCTCAATTCCTGCCCACCAGCGTTGTCAACCCGATTCAAATGAATCTCGTGTTTGTTGACCTATATGCTCGTGCCACGGCCGCTTGTAAGGGAGATTTTGATAAACTTTTCGTTCCTTTCCGCTGCATTGCATCGGATGTGTACAATAAAAAACAGTTAGTCATGAAGGAGGGTGATTTAGGAGATGCAGTCAGAGCTTCCATGAGCTTCCCTTTCATGTTTAAACCTATTGAAATAGACAATGTATTAGCTTACGATGGAGGCATCTATAATAACTTTCCTACAGATGTAATGAGAGATGATTTCCATCCGGATGTCATCATAGGAAGCGTTGTATCAACCAATCCTACAAAACCCAAGGAAAATGACCTCATAAGTCAAATTGAGAATATGGTGATGCAGAAAACCGATTATTCCATTCCTGACTCTATGGGTATTTTAATGACGTTCAAATATGACAATGTCAACCTAATGGATTTTCAACGTATCGACGAATTACATGACATAGGATATAATCGAACCATCAGCATGATGGATTCTATCAAAAGTCGTATCCACCGACGTGTGAATTTGGACAATATACGTTTGAGAAGAATGGTATACCGTAGTAATTTCCCGGAACTACGTTTTAAAAATATCACTATTGATGGAGCTAATCCACAACAACAAGCATATATTAAAAAAGAAATTCATAAATTAGATAATAAAGAATTCACCTATGAAGATTTAAAACAAGGTTATTTTCGATTACTATCGGATAAAATGATCTCTGAAATTATACCACATGCTATTTATAACCCAGAAGATGACACTTATGACCTACATTTAAAAGTCAAATTAGAAAATAATTTTGCTGTAAGGTTGGGAGGTAATATATCTACCTCCAATTCGAATCAGATCTATCTGGGACTTAGCTATCAGGATTTAAACTATTATGCCAAAGAGTTTATTCTTGACGGACAACTTGGAAAAGTATATAACAACGTGCAATTTATGGCAAAAATAGACTTTGCCACTGCCATTCCTACTTCATACCGCCTTATAGGTTCAATCAGTACTTTCGACTATTTTAAAAAGGACAAGCTTTTTTCACGAAACAACAAACCAGCCTTTAACCAGAAAGACGAACGTTTTTTGAAATTACAGGTTGGATTACCTTTCCTTTCGAGCAAGCGAGCAGAGTTTGGGGTAGGAATTGCAAAAATAGAGGATAAATATTTTCAAAAAAGTGTCATTGACTTTGGAAATGATAAATTTGATAAAAGCCGCTATGATTTGTTCGGTGGATCAATTAGTTTTAATGGAAGTACCCTTAATTCTAAGCAATACCCTACACGTGGATACAGAGAAGCTCTTGTTGCCCAGATTTTCGTTGGGAAAGAACGATTCTATCCAGGTGAAGGAAGTACGACCAGTAACGATAAAGACCATCACTCCTGGCTACAATTATCTTATATGAAAGAGAAATATCATAATATGAGTGAACATTGGGTTTTAGGATGGTATTTGAAAGCATTGTATGCTTCCAAAAATTTCTCCGAGAACTATACGGCCACAATGATGCAAGCAGGAGAGTTTTCTCCTACAATACATAGCAAATTGACCTACAATGAAGCTTTTCGTGCCAATCAATTTGCCGGAGCCGGCATTCGGCCTATTTACCGTTTGAGCCAGATGTTCCATTTCCGGGGAGAATTTTATGGTTTTATGCCTATTTATCCAATTGAAAAAAATTCGTTGAATAAAGCGTATTACGGGAAAGCTTTCTCTAAGTTTGAATATTTAGGAGAAATTTCTGTTGTGTGTCAATTGCCTTTTGGAGATATCTCAGCATATGTAAATCATTATAGCTCACCGAAAAGGGAGTGGAATGTCGGACTAAGTATAGGTTTGCAACTATTCAATTATCGGTTCATAGAATAA
- the htpG gene encoding molecular chaperone HtpG, with protein MQKGNIGVTTENIFPIIKKFLYSDHEIFLRELVSNAVDATQKLNTLASIGEFKGELGDLTVHVKLGKDTITISDRGIGLTAEEIEKYINQIAFSGANDFLEKYKNDANAIIGHFGLGFYSAFMVAKKVEIITKSYKDDAKAVKWTCDGSPEFTIEEIEKTDRGSDIILYIDDDCKEFLEEARISELLKKYCSFLPVSIAFGKKKEWKDGKQVETAEDNIINETTPLWTRKPSELSDEDYKSFYSKLYPMSDEPLFWIHLNVDYPFHLTGILYFPKVKSNIELNKNKIQLYCNQVYVTDSVEGIVPDFLTLLHGVIDSPDIPLNVSRSYLQSDSNVKKISTYITKKVSDRLQSIFKNDRKQFEEKWNDLKIFINYGMLTQEDFYDKAQKFALFTDTNDKHYTFEEYQSLIKENQTDKDGNLIYLYANNKDEQYSYIEAAANKGYNVLLMDGQLDVAMVSMLEQKFEKSRFTRVDSDVVDNLIVKEDKKGETLEANKQDAITTAFKSQLPKMDKVEFNVTTQALGEFSAPVMITQSEYMRRMKEMANIQAGMSFYGEMPDMFNLILNSDHKLIKQVLNEEENTCQAEVAPILSEMDNVNKQRNELKDKQKGKKEEEIPTAEKDELNELDQKWNELKSKKEAIFIGYANNNKVIRQLIDLALLQNNMLRGEALNNFVKRSIELI; from the coding sequence ATGCAAAAAGGTAATATTGGGGTTACAACAGAAAACATTTTCCCTATCATTAAAAAGTTTTTGTACAGTGACCATGAGATTTTTCTGCGCGAGTTAGTATCCAATGCGGTAGATGCCACTCAGAAACTGAATACGCTTGCTTCTATTGGCGAATTTAAAGGTGAATTGGGTGATTTAACTGTTCACGTTAAATTAGGCAAAGATACTATTACCATTTCTGACCGCGGTATTGGTTTGACTGCAGAAGAAATAGAGAAGTACATCAATCAAATAGCCTTCTCTGGAGCTAATGACTTTCTGGAAAAATACAAAAATGATGCAAATGCCATTATCGGACATTTCGGACTAGGCTTCTACTCTGCCTTTATGGTTGCAAAGAAGGTGGAAATCATCACTAAATCATACAAAGACGATGCAAAAGCCGTAAAATGGACTTGTGATGGCAGCCCTGAATTCACTATTGAAGAAATAGAAAAGACCGACCGTGGATCAGATATCATCTTATATATTGATGACGACTGCAAAGAATTCCTCGAAGAAGCACGTATCTCCGAACTTCTGAAGAAATATTGCAGCTTCCTTCCTGTATCTATTGCATTTGGAAAAAAGAAAGAATGGAAAGATGGCAAACAGGTAGAAACGGCTGAAGATAATATAATCAATGAAACCACTCCTTTATGGACACGCAAGCCTAGCGAACTTTCGGATGAAGATTACAAATCATTCTATAGCAAGCTGTATCCGATGTCTGATGAACCACTCTTTTGGATTCACCTGAATGTGGATTATCCATTCCATCTGACTGGTATCCTCTACTTCCCGAAGGTAAAGAGCAATATTGAATTAAATAAGAATAAGATTCAGTTATATTGCAATCAGGTATATGTAACAGACTCTGTTGAAGGCATTGTGCCGGATTTCCTGACTTTGTTACACGGAGTAATAGATTCTCCGGATATTCCGTTAAACGTTTCCCGTTCATACTTGCAAAGCGACTCGAACGTGAAGAAGATTTCAACTTATATCACCAAGAAAGTTTCCGACCGTCTGCAGTCTATATTCAAAAATGACCGTAAGCAGTTTGAAGAAAAGTGGAACGACTTGAAAATTTTTATCAACTATGGAATGCTCACACAAGAGGATTTCTATGATAAAGCGCAAAAATTCGCCCTTTTCACCGATACAAATGACAAACATTACACATTCGAGGAATATCAGTCCCTTATTAAAGAAAATCAGACAGACAAAGATGGAAATCTAATCTATCTGTATGCAAATAACAAGGACGAGCAATACAGTTATATTGAAGCTGCCGCCAACAAAGGCTACAATGTCTTGCTCATGGATGGTCAGTTAGATGTAGCTATGGTAAGTATGTTGGAGCAAAAGTTTGAAAAGTCCCGTTTTACCCGTGTAGACAGTGATGTTGTTGACAATCTTATTGTAAAAGAAGACAAAAAAGGTGAAACTCTGGAAGCCAACAAACAAGATGCAATCACAACAGCCTTCAAGAGTCAATTACCTAAAATGGATAAGGTTGAATTCAATGTGACAACGCAGGCGTTGGGAGAATTTTCAGCTCCGGTCATGATTACTCAAAGCGAATATATGCGTCGTATGAAAGAAATGGCTAATATTCAAGCCGGAATGAGCTTCTATGGCGAAATGCCCGACATGTTTAATCTGATCCTAAATTCAGACCATAAGTTGATAAAACAAGTATTGAATGAAGAAGAGAATACCTGTCAAGCAGAAGTAGCTCCGATACTCTCCGAAATGGATAACGTCAACAAGCAACGTAATGAGTTGAAAGACAAACAGAAAGGTAAAAAAGAGGAAGAAATTCCAACAGCTGAAAAAGATGAACTAAACGAGCTCGACCAGAAGTGGAATGAGCTGAAAAGTAAGAAAGAAGCTATCTTTATCGGCTATGCAAACAATAATAAAGTTATCCGCCAGCTTATCGATCTGGCTTTACTTCAAAACAATATGTTAAGAGGTGAAGCTTTGAATAACTTCGTAAAACGTAGCATTGAGTTGATTTAA
- a CDS encoding ATP-dependent Clp protease ATP-binding subunit, with protein sequence MNNQFSQRVSDIIVYSKEEANRLRSRYIGPEHLLLGILRDGEGKAIEILSKLNTNLATIKQQIEAQLKAEADDMLLPDAEVPLSNDAAKILKMCILEARGMKSNIADTEHVLLAILREKNNMAASVLEANDINYVKVLEQATLQPDVNSGMGFTEDDDEEEEMSSPRSGRGGSEERQQAQTTSKKPSNDTPVLDNFGTDMTKAAEEGRLDPVVGREREIERLAQILSRRKKNNPILIGEPGVGKSAIVEGLALRIIQKKVSRILFDKRVVALDMTAVVAGTKYRGQFEERIRSILNELQKNPNVILFIDEIHTIVGAGSAAGSMDAANMLKPALARGEIQCIGATTLDEYRKNIEKDGALERRFQKVIVEPTTAVETLQILRNIKDKYEDHHNVYYTDEALEACVKLTDRYITDRNFPDKAIDALDEAGSRVHLTNVNVPKEIEEQEKLIEEAKNKKNEAVKSQNFELAASFRDKEKELSIQLDKMKKEWEASLKENRQTVDVEEISNVISMMSGIPVQRMAQAEGVKLAGMKEDLQAKVIAQDTAIEKLVKAILRSRVGLKDPNKPIGTFMFLGPTGVGKTHLAKELAKYMFGSADALIRIDMSEYMEKFTVSRLVGAPPGYVGYEEGGQLTEKVRRKPYSIVLLDEIEKAHPDVFNILLQVMDEGRLTDSYGRMVDFKNTVIIMTSNIGTRQLKEFGRGVGFATQSRLDDKEFSRSVIQKSINKSFAPEFINRVDEIITFDQLSLEAITKIIDIELKGLYSRIESIGYKLVIEDKAKEFIASKGYDAQYGARPLKRAIQTHLEDGLSELIISSSLKEGDTIQVTFNKEKGELEMKVIAPE encoded by the coding sequence ATGAATAATCAATTCTCACAAAGAGTTTCCGACATTATCGTCTACAGTAAGGAAGAGGCGAATCGGTTGAGAAGTAGGTATATAGGTCCCGAACACCTGCTTTTGGGAATACTCCGTGATGGTGAAGGAAAAGCGATCGAGATATTATCTAAACTCAACACCAATCTGGCTACTATAAAACAGCAGATTGAAGCTCAGCTAAAGGCAGAAGCCGATGATATGTTATTGCCTGACGCAGAAGTGCCGTTATCTAATGATGCGGCAAAGATATTAAAAATGTGTATTTTAGAAGCTCGTGGAATGAAAAGTAACATTGCTGATACAGAACATGTATTATTGGCTATTTTAAGAGAAAAAAACAATATGGCAGCTTCCGTACTTGAAGCAAATGATATAAATTATGTGAAAGTACTGGAACAAGCCACATTGCAACCGGATGTCAACTCCGGCATGGGCTTTACGGAAGACGATGATGAGGAGGAAGAAATGTCTTCTCCTCGTTCCGGCAGAGGTGGATCGGAAGAACGCCAACAAGCACAAACCACTTCAAAGAAGCCGTCTAATGACACGCCGGTACTTGATAATTTCGGTACCGATATGACAAAAGCAGCAGAGGAAGGACGCCTAGATCCTGTCGTGGGCAGAGAAAGAGAGATCGAACGCTTAGCTCAAATATTAAGCCGACGCAAAAAGAATAACCCGATTCTGATTGGTGAACCCGGTGTAGGAAAATCAGCGATTGTTGAAGGTCTTGCATTGAGAATCATTCAGAAAAAGGTTTCGCGGATTCTGTTCGATAAACGAGTGGTAGCTCTTGACATGACTGCAGTTGTAGCAGGAACCAAATATCGCGGACAATTTGAAGAACGTATCCGCTCCATTCTCAATGAATTGCAGAAAAATCCGAATGTTATATTGTTCATTGATGAAATTCACACGATTGTAGGCGCAGGCTCTGCAGCAGGCTCTATGGATGCTGCCAATATGTTAAAACCAGCATTGGCAAGAGGAGAAATACAATGTATCGGTGCTACCACTCTTGATGAATATCGTAAGAATATTGAGAAAGATGGCGCTTTGGAACGTCGTTTCCAGAAAGTAATCGTAGAACCGACTACTGCTGTCGAAACTCTGCAGATTTTGCGTAATATCAAGGATAAGTATGAAGATCATCACAATGTGTATTATACGGATGAAGCATTGGAAGCATGTGTCAAGCTGACAGACCGCTATATCACAGATCGTAATTTCCCTGATAAAGCCATTGATGCTTTAGATGAAGCCGGCTCACGTGTACATCTTACTAATGTCAATGTACCCAAAGAGATAGAAGAACAGGAGAAGCTAATTGAAGAAGCTAAAAACAAGAAAAATGAAGCCGTAAAATCGCAGAATTTCGAACTTGCGGCCAGCTTCCGAGATAAGGAGAAAGAGCTTTCTATCCAATTGGATAAGATGAAAAAAGAATGGGAAGCCAGTCTAAAAGAAAACAGGCAAACTGTTGATGTTGAAGAAATTTCCAACGTTATCTCCATGATGTCAGGCATTCCAGTACAACGAATGGCACAGGCCGAAGGTGTCAAGCTAGCAGGTATGAAAGAAGATTTGCAAGCTAAAGTCATCGCACAAGACACAGCGATAGAGAAGTTGGTTAAAGCCATTTTGCGAAGCCGTGTAGGACTCAAAGATCCCAATAAGCCCATTGGAACGTTTATGTTCTTAGGTCCGACAGGAGTTGGTAAAACTCACTTAGCCAAAGAGTTGGCTAAGTATATGTTCGGTTCTGCCGATGCGTTGATTCGTATTGATATGAGTGAATATATGGAAAAGTTCACTGTTTCACGCTTGGTCGGAGCACCTCCGGGATACGTAGGATATGAAGAAGGTGGTCAGCTGACAGAGAAAGTGCGTCGTAAACCATACTCCATTGTGTTGCTCGATGAAATAGAAAAAGCACATCCGGATGTATTTAATATCCTGCTTCAGGTAATGGATGAGGGTCGTCTGACTGACAGTTATGGCAGAATGGTAGATTTCAAAAATACCGTTATTATCATGACTTCCAATATCGGAACCCGCCAATTGAAAGAATTTGGACGTGGTGTTGGTTTTGCGACACAAAGTCGCCTGGATGATAAAGAATTCTCGCGAAGTGTAATACAAAAATCTATAAATAAATCATTCGCACCTGAATTTATCAATCGTGTAGACGAGATTATCACGTTTGATCAACTTTCTTTGGAAGCGATCACAAAGATTATAGACATTGAGTTAAAAGGACTGTACAGTAGAATAGAATCTATTGGTTACAAGCTTGTTATTGAAGATAAGGCGAAGGAATTCATCGCTAGCAAGGGATATGACGCACAATATGGCGCCCGTCCTTTAAAGCGGGCAATTCAAACCCATTTGGAGGATGGTTTATCCGAACTTATTATTTCTTCGTCTTTAAAAGAGGGAGATACTATCCAAGTAACCTTTAATAAAGAAAAAGGCGAACTGGAGATGAAAGTTATTGCTCCGGAATAG